The following coding sequences lie in one Lolium perenne isolate Kyuss_39 chromosome 2, Kyuss_2.0, whole genome shotgun sequence genomic window:
- the LOC127336796 gene encoding uncharacterized protein isoform X1: protein MSQGTSLVPKDKGPSEDNLKAVGTKRLHTDASSSPVYHNVYVRRKVETEHSKVNSSQELKGNGRGKTKEHEEQRNVETEHSKVNSSQELKGNGRDKTKEHEEQQNVETEHSKVSSSQELKVNGREQKETGHSQVNSCQELKDNGSEKTKEHEEQKKVETEHSKVNSSQELKGNGRDKTKEHEEQQNVETEHSKVSSSQELKGNERDKTKEQKETEHSQVNSCQELKYNGSGKTKEQDERRVQHDHINKPEVPPPIAESGIKEEEERQMVQHGQLNRPEVAPHIAESGTKQQEERQGVQNEQVNKPELPPPIAESGIKEKEECQTVQHDQINRPELPPPITEPVGLVPSEMASPIAEPLGPVPSESPEKTNAETAPEENEPAVIPANEPLVTPGTTVEGDIHMSGNQNPYWSERYIRLQTYLENCDRSPQEGYMQMLRSLSAAGRSLHAIELEKRAIHLLVGEGKELQRMKSLNVLGKSPPNGSSKQAPLQR from the exons ATGTCTCAAGGCACTTCTCTGGTGCCAAAGGACAAAGGACCTTCTGAAGATAATTTAAAGGCCGTGGGCACAAAACGGCTGCATACTGATGCTTCTTCAAGCCCCGTTTATCATAATGTTTATGTAAGACGAAAAGTAGAAACTGAACATAGTAAAGTGAACTCTTCTCAGGAGTTGAAGGGTAATGGAAGAGGCAAAACAAAAGAGCATGAAGAACAGCGAAATGTGGAAACTGAACATAGTAAAGTGAACTCTTCTCAGGAATTGAAGGGTAATGGAAGAGACAAAACAAAAGAGCATGAAGAACAGCAAAATGTGGAAACTGAACATAGTAAAGTGAGCTCTTCTCAGGAGTTGAAGGTTAATGGAAGAGAGCAGAAGGAAACTGGACATAGTCAAGTGAACTCTTGTCAAGAGTTGAAGGATAATGGAAGCGAGAAAACAAAAGAGCATGAAGAACAAAAAAAGGTGGAAACTGAACATAGTAAAGTGAACTCCTCTCAGGAGTTGAAGGGTAATGGAAGAGACAAAACAAAAGAGCATGAAGAACAGCAAAATGTGGAAACTGAACATAGTAAAGTGAGCTCTTCTCAGGAGTTGAAGGGTAATGAGAGAGACAAAACAAAAGAGCAGAAGGAAACTGAGCATAGTCAAGTGAACTCTTgtcaagagttgaagtataatggAAGCGGGAAAACAAAAGAGCAGGATGAACGGCGGGTGCAACATGATCATATCAATAAGCCTGAAGTTCCACCTCCTATTGCTGAATCTGGAATAaaagaggaggaggagcggcAAATGGTGCAACATGGTCAGCTCAATAGGCCAGAAGTGGCACCTCATATTGCTGAATCTGGAACAAAACAGCAGGAAGAACGGCAAGGTGTGCAAAATGAGCAGGTCAATAAGCCAGAACTGCCACCTCCTATTGCTGAATCTGGAATAAAAGAGAAGGAGGAATGTCAAACGGTGCAACATGACCAGATCAATAGGCCAGAACTGCCACCTCCTATTACTGAACCTGTAGGGCTAGTGCCATCTGAAATGGCATCTCCCATTGCTGAACCTCTAGGGCCAGTGCCATCTGAATCCCCTGAAAAAACAAATGCAGAAACTGCACCCGAAGAAAATGAACCTGCAGTTATTCCTGCTAATGAGCCACTGGTTACTCCTGGTACCACTGTTGAAGGTGATATCCATATGTCAGGCAACCAAAATCCATACTGGAGCGAGAGATATATTCGGTTACAGACATATTTGGAGAACTGTGACCGGTCACCCCAGGAGGGTTATATGCAAA TGCTTAGGTCACTCTCAGCAGCTGGTCGGAGCTTGCATGCAATTGAGCTGGAGAAAAGGGCAATCCACCTCCTAGTGGGGGAAG GTAAGGAGCTGCAACGGATGAAGTCTTTGAATGTTCTGGGGAAATCTCCTCCAAACGGTTCGTCGAAGCAGGCTCCCTTGCAGCGGTAG
- the LOC127336796 gene encoding uncharacterized protein isoform X2 — MSQGTSLVPKDKGPSEDNLKAVGTKRLHTDASSSPVYHNVYVRRKVETEHSKVNSSQELKGNGRGKTKEHEEQRNVETEHSKVNSSQELKGNGRDKTKEHEEQQNVETEHSKVSSSQELKVNGREQKETGHSQVNSCQELKDNGSEKTKEHEEQKKVETEHSKVNSSQELKGNGRDKTKEHEEQQNVETEHSKVSSSQELKGNERDKTKEQKETEHSQVNSCQELKYNGSGKTKEQDERRVQHDHINKPEVPPPIAESGIKEEEERQMVQHGQLNRPEVAPHIAESGTKQQEERQGVQNEQVNKPELPPPIAESGIKEKEECQTVQHDQINRPELPPPITEPVGLVPSEMASPIAEPLGPVPSESPEKTNAETAPEENEPAVIPANEPLVTPGTTVEGDIHMSGNQNPYWSERYIRLQTYLENCDRSPQEGYMQMLRSLSAAGRSLHAIELEKRAIHLLVGEGKCIVWHTLNTISQVRSCNG, encoded by the exons ATGTCTCAAGGCACTTCTCTGGTGCCAAAGGACAAAGGACCTTCTGAAGATAATTTAAAGGCCGTGGGCACAAAACGGCTGCATACTGATGCTTCTTCAAGCCCCGTTTATCATAATGTTTATGTAAGACGAAAAGTAGAAACTGAACATAGTAAAGTGAACTCTTCTCAGGAGTTGAAGGGTAATGGAAGAGGCAAAACAAAAGAGCATGAAGAACAGCGAAATGTGGAAACTGAACATAGTAAAGTGAACTCTTCTCAGGAATTGAAGGGTAATGGAAGAGACAAAACAAAAGAGCATGAAGAACAGCAAAATGTGGAAACTGAACATAGTAAAGTGAGCTCTTCTCAGGAGTTGAAGGTTAATGGAAGAGAGCAGAAGGAAACTGGACATAGTCAAGTGAACTCTTGTCAAGAGTTGAAGGATAATGGAAGCGAGAAAACAAAAGAGCATGAAGAACAAAAAAAGGTGGAAACTGAACATAGTAAAGTGAACTCCTCTCAGGAGTTGAAGGGTAATGGAAGAGACAAAACAAAAGAGCATGAAGAACAGCAAAATGTGGAAACTGAACATAGTAAAGTGAGCTCTTCTCAGGAGTTGAAGGGTAATGAGAGAGACAAAACAAAAGAGCAGAAGGAAACTGAGCATAGTCAAGTGAACTCTTgtcaagagttgaagtataatggAAGCGGGAAAACAAAAGAGCAGGATGAACGGCGGGTGCAACATGATCATATCAATAAGCCTGAAGTTCCACCTCCTATTGCTGAATCTGGAATAaaagaggaggaggagcggcAAATGGTGCAACATGGTCAGCTCAATAGGCCAGAAGTGGCACCTCATATTGCTGAATCTGGAACAAAACAGCAGGAAGAACGGCAAGGTGTGCAAAATGAGCAGGTCAATAAGCCAGAACTGCCACCTCCTATTGCTGAATCTGGAATAAAAGAGAAGGAGGAATGTCAAACGGTGCAACATGACCAGATCAATAGGCCAGAACTGCCACCTCCTATTACTGAACCTGTAGGGCTAGTGCCATCTGAAATGGCATCTCCCATTGCTGAACCTCTAGGGCCAGTGCCATCTGAATCCCCTGAAAAAACAAATGCAGAAACTGCACCCGAAGAAAATGAACCTGCAGTTATTCCTGCTAATGAGCCACTGGTTACTCCTGGTACCACTGTTGAAGGTGATATCCATATGTCAGGCAACCAAAATCCATACTGGAGCGAGAGATATATTCGGTTACAGACATATTTGGAGAACTGTGACCGGTCACCCCAGGAGGGTTATATGCAAA TGCTTAGGTCACTCTCAGCAGCTGGTCGGAGCTTGCATGCAATTGAGCTGGAGAAAAGGGCAATCCACCTCCTAGTGGGGGAAG GAAAGTGCATTGTGTGGCACACTCTTAACACTATATCGCAGGTAAGGAGCTGCAACGGATGA